A window of Acidobacteriota bacterium contains these coding sequences:
- a CDS encoding GNAT family N-acetyltransferase has protein sequence MKVEAEIRKAERDDVPHIVQFQLDMAKETEEIDLDRETVEKGVLAVFDDPSRGTYYVGEIDGTVVSSVLITYEWSDWRNGPIWWIQSVWVDSIARGTGVFRAMFELVKTEAIAAGVKGLRLYVDRRNERAQEVYRRLGMKGDHYLVFEEMDLV, from the coding sequence ATGAAGGTCGAGGCCGAGATCAGGAAGGCGGAGCGCGACGACGTTCCGCACATCGTGCAGTTCCAGCTCGACATGGCGAAGGAAACCGAGGAGATCGATCTCGACCGCGAGACGGTCGAGAAGGGGGTGCTCGCCGTGTTCGATGACCCTTCGCGGGGCACCTACTATGTCGGTGAGATCGACGGCACCGTCGTGTCGTCGGTTCTGATCACATACGAATGGAGCGACTGGCGCAATGGTCCGATCTGGTGGATTCAGAGCGTCTGGGTCGATTCGATCGCGCGGGGTACCGGCGTGTTCCGCGCGATGTTCGAGCTGGTGAAAACCGAGGCGATCGCCGCAGGAGTGAAGGGACTCCGCCTCTACGTCGACCGGCGTAACGAGCGCGCTCAGGAGGTCTATCGCCGCCTCGGAATGAAGGGCGATCATTACCTCGTCTTCGAGGAGATGGATCTGGTTTGA
- a CDS encoding NAD(P)-binding domain-containing protein yields the protein MNDRTTNVLIVGAGPIGIELAVAMKRRGIEYRHVEAKQIGSTIAWYAPGTHFYSSPERIALAGVPLQTLDQTKATREEYLAYLRGVVQQFDLDILTGHRVSSLVRQGDHFDVSIETPVEEYVLRASSVVLAIGDMHGPRLIEVPGESLPHVSHYFAEPHNYFRRDVVIVGGRNSAVEAAIRCQRVGARVTIVHRREKFGERVKAWLLPEIEAMIRDGLIDFLGSTRVVEIRPGSVLLERDGRTFERPADDVLLLTGYQQDAQLFRKAGVAIEGPGRAPRVDSRMMESSVPDLYIAGTAVAGTQLEGAREFIETSHVHVGRIVAAICGESSPEEPAPFSVPET from the coding sequence TTGAACGATCGGACCACGAACGTCCTCATCGTCGGAGCCGGACCGATCGGGATCGAGCTCGCCGTAGCAATGAAACGTCGCGGCATTGAATACCGTCACGTCGAGGCGAAGCAGATCGGCTCGACGATCGCCTGGTACGCTCCCGGCACGCACTTCTATTCGTCACCTGAACGGATTGCGCTGGCCGGCGTTCCCCTCCAGACCCTCGACCAGACCAAGGCGACCCGCGAGGAGTATCTCGCCTATCTTCGCGGCGTGGTCCAGCAATTCGATCTCGACATCCTCACGGGACACCGCGTGAGCTCACTCGTCCGCCAGGGTGATCACTTCGATGTGTCGATCGAAACCCCGGTCGAGGAGTATGTTCTTCGAGCTTCGAGCGTGGTTTTGGCGATCGGCGACATGCATGGGCCCCGGCTCATCGAGGTCCCCGGTGAAAGCCTTCCACACGTCAGCCACTACTTCGCCGAGCCGCACAACTACTTCCGGAGAGACGTTGTGATCGTCGGAGGGAGAAACTCGGCCGTCGAGGCCGCGATCCGCTGTCAGCGAGTCGGCGCCCGCGTCACGATCGTTCATCGGCGGGAGAAGTTCGGTGAAAGGGTCAAGGCCTGGCTTCTTCCCGAGATCGAGGCGATGATTCGTGATGGTCTCATCGATTTTCTCGGCTCCACACGGGTCGTCGAGATCCGGCCGGGATCTGTGCTGCTCGAGCGCGATGGCAGGACGTTCGAACGTCCGGCCGACGACGTCCTTCTCCTGACCGGTTACCAGCAGGACGCGCAGCTTTTCCGCAAGGCCGGAGTCGCCATCGAGGGGCCCGGACGCGCGCCGCGGGTCGATTCCCGAATGATGGAGTCGAGCGTCCCCGACCTCTACATCGCCGGAACCGCCGTGGCCGGAACACAGCTCGAGGGAGCCCGTGAGTTCATCGAAACGAGCCATGTTCACGTCGGCAGAATCGTCGCCGCCATTTGTGGAGAGTCCTCTCCCGAAGAGCCCGCCCCTTTCAGCGTGCCGGAAACGTGA
- a CDS encoding DMT family transporter codes for MKRLPAILGVVAISFSAVFVRLSEVSPSTAAVFRVGYALPILMIIYWFRRHRDQRTRRERMIAVIAGVALAVDFACWHRSIAMIGAGLATVLGNTQVVFVALAAWLFHRERPNRMALAFVPVVFFGVVLISGVFDERAWGTDPLGGAIFGVLTGLTYAAFLLIFRVSNTATVAPPVGPLMDATFGALVASVLLIPTDRHFSWEISWPAHGWLLALAVTASVVGWLLISWVLPRLPALETSVILLVQPMLTVLWGWALLGEDLGIGQWIGVAVVLSGIGILSTTGSVIPGPDTKKAAERPPPSTSQEPELSDGAGPGSGTR; via the coding sequence ATGAAACGACTTCCCGCAATCCTCGGCGTCGTCGCCATCTCATTTTCGGCAGTCTTCGTCCGGCTTTCGGAAGTCTCTCCATCGACGGCGGCCGTCTTCCGGGTGGGTTATGCGCTGCCGATCCTCATGATCATCTACTGGTTCCGGCGCCACCGCGACCAGCGCACCAGGCGTGAACGGATGATCGCCGTGATCGCCGGCGTCGCGCTCGCTGTCGACTTCGCCTGCTGGCACCGCTCGATCGCGATGATCGGCGCGGGACTCGCGACGGTTCTCGGAAACACCCAGGTAGTGTTCGTCGCGCTCGCGGCCTGGCTGTTCCATCGTGAACGACCGAACCGGATGGCGCTCGCATTCGTCCCGGTCGTCTTTTTCGGCGTCGTTCTGATATCAGGAGTCTTCGACGAACGCGCCTGGGGCACCGACCCGCTGGGTGGTGCGATCTTCGGCGTCCTCACCGGGCTCACCTATGCGGCATTCCTTCTGATCTTCCGCGTATCGAACACCGCGACCGTAGCTCCTCCGGTGGGTCCGCTGATGGACGCGACCTTCGGGGCGCTCGTCGCGTCGGTTCTGCTGATCCCGACGGACCGTCACTTCTCCTGGGAGATCAGCTGGCCAGCTCACGGATGGTTGTTGGCGCTGGCCGTCACCGCCTCCGTGGTCGGATGGCTGCTGATCTCCTGGGTGCTGCCGCGTCTTCCCGCGCTCGAGACCTCGGTGATCCTTCTCGTTCAGCCGATGCTGACCGTCCTGTGGGGCTGGGCTCTTCTGGGGGAAGACCTCGGGATCGGCCAGTGGATCGGTGTGGCGGTCGTCCTGTCGGGCATCGGGATCCTCTCGACGACCGGATCGGTGATCCCCGGACCAGACACAAAAAAGGCGGCCGAAAGGCCGCCTCCCTCGACATCGCAGGAGCCGGAGCTCAGCGACGGTGCCGGACCAGGCTCTGGAACACGTTGA
- a CDS encoding enoyl-CoA hydratase/isomerase family protein produces MIERETHNGITIVRMNRGKVNALDLELVDAISATFDEIDGPSTSAVVLTGSGSSFSAGVDLRRLLAGGVAYIREFYGPLIRMFEKLYTFDRPVVAAVNGHAIAGGCVLVQCCDYRLMVSGTARIGVPELLVGVPFPTFVTEVMRASVNRGNLQEILYSGRTLLPEEALRVGLIDETIDSETLLEAATEAARWLGNLSPRGFSITKRTLRAETMERVRCLLPEEMEVRALWETEETLVRIQDYLDRTIVKKKSEE; encoded by the coding sequence ATGATCGAACGCGAAACTCACAATGGAATCACGATCGTCCGGATGAATCGCGGCAAGGTCAACGCGCTCGATTTGGAGCTGGTCGACGCGATCAGCGCCACCTTCGATGAGATCGACGGGCCGTCGACCAGCGCAGTCGTTCTGACCGGCAGCGGTTCGTCGTTTTCCGCGGGTGTTGATCTGCGCCGTCTGCTGGCGGGCGGGGTCGCTTACATCAGGGAGTTCTATGGCCCGCTGATTCGGATGTTCGAAAAGCTCTACACTTTCGACCGCCCGGTCGTGGCCGCCGTCAACGGCCACGCGATCGCCGGCGGATGCGTCCTCGTTCAGTGCTGCGATTACCGGCTCATGGTGAGCGGCACCGCCCGGATCGGCGTTCCCGAGCTTCTCGTCGGCGTCCCCTTTCCGACCTTCGTTACCGAGGTGATGCGAGCCAGCGTCAATCGCGGGAACCTCCAGGAGATCCTCTACTCGGGACGTACGCTCCTTCCGGAAGAAGCGCTGCGCGTCGGGTTGATCGACGAGACGATTGACTCCGAGACTCTCCTCGAAGCGGCGACCGAGGCGGCAAGATGGCTCGGCAACCTCTCTCCCCGAGGATTCTCGATCACGAAACGGACTCTTCGCGCGGAGACGATGGAGCGCGTTCGATGCCTCCTCCCCGAGGAAATGGAGGTGCGGGCACTGTGGGAAACGGAGGAAACGCTCGTCCGCATTCAGGATTACCTCGATCGGACGATCGTGAAGAAGAAGAGTGAAGAGTGA
- a CDS encoding DegT/DnrJ/EryC1/StrS family aminotransferase yields MNIPLLDLKRQYQTIRDEVMKVTEEVYESQVFILGKKVSDFEDNFARYCQTRHAVGVSSGTDALLEALMVAGVGHGDEVIVPAYSFFATAGVVARLGAVPVFVDIDRDSFNIDPSLIEERITSATKVIMPVHLYGQVAEMGAISRIASKHGLEIIEDAAQAVGAELDGKRAGSFSRYGCFSFFPSKNLGGFGDGGAITTSDAATYEKLIDFRVHGMRPKYYHHSVGGNFRIDALQAAILDVKLAKLDAWTEARQKNAAMYDDRFAEAANDGRIVLPKVIGNRRHVYNQYVVMFPGGETVRERVRQTLLSSGIGCEIYYPLTLPQQECFADLDHSRRSFPVSEAAAKSSLALPIFSELEASEIDRVAEVVLKSEG; encoded by the coding sequence TTGAACATCCCCCTGCTTGACCTCAAGCGCCAGTATCAGACGATCCGAGACGAAGTGATGAAAGTCACCGAGGAGGTCTACGAATCCCAGGTCTTCATCCTGGGAAAGAAGGTTTCGGATTTCGAGGACAACTTCGCGAGGTATTGCCAGACTCGGCATGCGGTGGGTGTTTCGTCCGGGACCGATGCGCTGCTCGAGGCGCTGATGGTCGCCGGGGTCGGGCATGGCGACGAAGTGATCGTTCCGGCGTACTCGTTCTTTGCCACTGCGGGCGTCGTTGCTCGGCTCGGGGCGGTGCCGGTATTCGTCGACATCGATCGCGACTCGTTCAATATCGATCCCTCTCTGATCGAGGAACGGATCACCAGCGCGACGAAGGTGATCATGCCGGTGCACCTTTACGGACAGGTCGCCGAGATGGGAGCGATCAGCAGGATCGCGTCGAAGCACGGGCTCGAGATCATTGAGGACGCCGCCCAAGCCGTGGGAGCCGAGCTCGATGGTAAACGAGCAGGCTCGTTCAGCCGCTACGGATGTTTCTCATTCTTTCCGTCAAAGAACCTCGGTGGTTTCGGGGATGGCGGAGCGATCACGACCAGCGACGCGGCAACCTACGAGAAGCTCATCGATTTTCGGGTGCACGGCATGAGGCCGAAGTACTACCACCACAGCGTCGGAGGAAACTTCCGGATCGACGCGCTCCAGGCCGCGATCCTCGACGTGAAGCTGGCAAAACTCGACGCATGGACCGAAGCGAGACAGAAGAACGCGGCAATGTACGATGATCGATTCGCTGAGGCGGCAAATGATGGAAGGATCGTGCTGCCGAAGGTCATCGGGAACAGGCGGCACGTCTACAACCAGTACGTCGTGATGTTCCCCGGCGGCGAAACAGTCCGCGAGCGAGTGAGACAGACTCTTCTGAGCTCGGGAATCGGGTGCGAGATCTACTATCCGCTGACCCTTCCGCAGCAGGAGTGCTTCGCGGATCTCGACCACAGCCGCAGGTCCTTTCCGGTGTCGGAAGCGGCGGCGAAGAGCTCGCTGGCGCTGCCGATCTTCAGCGAGCTGGAAGCCTCGGAGATCGACCGGGTCGCAGAGGTAGTTCTGAAGAGTGAAGGGTGA
- a CDS encoding prolyl oligopeptidase family serine peptidase, which translates to MKERSMSIRIRMVLLVAFIFTGTPLLAADGYMKPPEELARLVDAPLTPIVQLSPDSRTLLLMERPSLDPISALAAPELRLAGIRINPRNQGPSRDRSYKGLRLVDVETGTERRVTGIPDDSRIRNAAWSPDSSQVAFTIDAEDAVEIWTLNAVNARASRLGTRRVVDVFSGSPFAWMPDSGSILVRLRSSAEASEPARNEIPEGPVIRENIGKTAPARTWQDLLSNPDDERIFDFQTTSVVALIGLDGATKELTEPGVYIDASPSPDGRFILIESIHRPYSYLVPWYRFPRRIEVIDRDGNLIEEIADLPLQEEVPLGFGSVPTGIRSISWRGDAPATLYWVEALDEGNARKEADQRDRLYMLPAPFDGQPVAGPILPLRFGGVQWADEDQAYISEWWWSNRKSRLYEFDPSRSDRPAKVIFDYSFEDRYNDPGSLLMTTNERGYDVVDLASDDDFFLRGAGASPEGDRPFLRRYDRRSGATTELFRSSAPHYERPIDFLDARRTSILTQRESVDTPPNYFARNLRTGRLRALTSFPHPYLDLKGIQKEFITYEREDGVQLSAMLYLPPGYDPAEDGPLPALIWAYPNEYKDADAAGQVQDSPYRFKTVSYWGPIPWVTRGYAVFDDAAMPVVGEGEIEPNDSFREQLVMNANAVIEEGARRGVLDPKRVGVGGHSYGAFMTANLLAHSDVFAAGIARSGAYNRSLTPFGFQSEERTFWEAPDVYFTMSPFMNADKIDEPLLMIHGEADNNSGTFPMQSERLYNALKGMGATTRLVMFPHESHGYRSYESIMHMLWEMDRWLEIYVKEAGAE; encoded by the coding sequence ATGAAGGAAAGATCAATGAGTATCCGCATCCGAATGGTTCTGCTGGTCGCATTCATTTTTACCGGCACTCCGCTCCTCGCGGCCGACGGCTACATGAAGCCTCCGGAGGAGCTGGCGCGGCTCGTCGACGCTCCGCTGACGCCGATCGTCCAGCTCAGTCCCGACTCCCGGACGCTCCTTCTGATGGAACGACCGAGTCTCGATCCGATCTCGGCGCTTGCGGCCCCCGAGCTTCGACTCGCCGGCATCCGCATCAACCCGAGAAATCAGGGACCGAGTCGCGACCGCTCCTACAAGGGACTTCGGCTCGTCGATGTGGAAACCGGGACCGAGCGGCGCGTCACCGGAATCCCCGACGACTCGCGCATCAGAAACGCCGCCTGGTCTCCCGACAGCAGCCAGGTGGCCTTCACGATCGACGCGGAAGACGCGGTCGAGATCTGGACCCTGAACGCGGTAAACGCGCGTGCCAGCCGTCTCGGGACTCGCCGAGTCGTCGATGTCTTCTCGGGGTCTCCGTTCGCCTGGATGCCCGATTCCGGGTCGATTCTCGTGCGACTCCGCTCCTCGGCCGAAGCGAGCGAGCCGGCGCGAAACGAGATCCCGGAGGGTCCGGTGATTCGGGAAAACATCGGAAAGACGGCCCCCGCCCGTACCTGGCAAGATCTCCTCTCGAATCCCGATGACGAGCGGATCTTCGACTTCCAGACGACGTCGGTAGTTGCGCTGATCGGGCTCGACGGTGCCACCAAAGAGCTGACCGAACCGGGCGTTTACATAGACGCGTCCCCCTCCCCGGACGGACGTTTCATCCTCATTGAATCGATCCATCGGCCATACTCCTATCTGGTTCCGTGGTACCGCTTTCCCAGGCGGATCGAGGTGATCGATCGGGACGGAAATCTGATCGAGGAGATCGCCGACCTTCCGCTTCAGGAGGAAGTCCCGCTCGGTTTCGGATCGGTTCCGACCGGAATCCGCAGCATTTCGTGGCGTGGCGACGCGCCGGCAACGCTCTACTGGGTGGAAGCACTCGACGAAGGCAATGCCCGGAAGGAAGCGGATCAACGCGACCGGCTCTACATGCTTCCGGCGCCTTTCGATGGCCAGCCGGTCGCCGGTCCCATCCTCCCCCTCCGTTTCGGCGGCGTCCAATGGGCCGATGAGGATCAGGCATACATCTCCGAGTGGTGGTGGAGCAACCGAAAATCGCGGCTCTACGAGTTTGACCCCTCGAGGTCGGATCGCCCGGCAAAGGTGATCTTCGACTACTCGTTCGAGGACCGATACAACGACCCCGGCTCGCTTCTGATGACCACCAATGAGCGAGGGTACGACGTCGTTGATCTCGCCAGCGATGATGACTTCTTTCTACGCGGTGCAGGCGCGTCTCCCGAGGGAGATCGCCCGTTTCTCAGGCGCTATGACCGGAGGAGTGGAGCGACCACAGAGCTCTTCCGATCCTCCGCGCCTCACTACGAAAGACCGATCGATTTTCTCGACGCGAGGCGAACTTCGATCCTGACGCAGAGAGAATCCGTCGACACCCCCCCGAACTATTTCGCCCGCAATCTCCGCACCGGCCGGCTGCGTGCTCTCACCTCGTTCCCTCACCCCTACCTCGATCTGAAGGGGATCCAGAAGGAGTTCATCACGTATGAGCGTGAAGACGGGGTGCAACTGAGCGCGATGCTCTACCTGCCGCCCGGATATGACCCGGCAGAGGACGGACCACTGCCCGCGCTCATCTGGGCGTATCCGAATGAATACAAGGATGCCGACGCCGCGGGGCAGGTTCAGGATTCTCCCTACCGCTTCAAGACGGTCAGCTACTGGGGCCCGATCCCATGGGTCACTCGCGGCTACGCCGTCTTCGATGACGCTGCAATGCCGGTCGTCGGAGAAGGTGAGATCGAGCCGAATGACTCGTTCCGCGAACAGCTCGTGATGAACGCGAACGCCGTGATCGAAGAAGGCGCCCGCCGTGGTGTCCTCGATCCGAAACGCGTCGGTGTCGGAGGACACTCCTACGGCGCCTTCATGACGGCGAACCTTCTCGCCCACTCGGATGTTTTCGCGGCCGGAATCGCCAGAAGCGGTGCATACAACCGCTCCCTCACTCCGTTCGGTTTTCAGTCCGAGGAGCGAACCTTCTGGGAAGCCCCGGATGTCTATTTCACGATGTCCCCCTTCATGAACGCGGACAAGATCGACGAACCTCTGCTGATGATTCACGGCGAGGCCGACAACAATTCGGGTACCTTTCCGATGCAGAGCGAGCGGCTCTACAACGCGCTCAAGGGTATGGGTGCCACGACGAGGCTCGTCATGTTCCCGCATGAAAGTCACGGATACCGCTCGTATGAATCGATCATGCACATGCTGTGGGAGATGGATCGCTGGCTCGAGATCTACGTGAAAGAAGCAGGAGCCGAATAA
- a CDS encoding sulfotransferase, whose translation MSRRIAMWSGPRNISTAMMRSFGARSDTHVTDEPFYATYLRNTDVDHPGRDEILEAYPEDWKSVARWLTGPVPQGKAIWYQKHMTHHILPGMEREWMDELDHAFLIRDPAAVIASFSKVIPDPDESDIGLEQQVEIFEGVRSRAGRIPPVIDADDVLADPEGVLRLLCRALEIEFEPSMLRWEPGPRPTDGIWAKYWYESVNQSTGFQPARNRTIELSPSLRELEATCRPYYETMAAQRLGV comes from the coding sequence ATGAGCAGACGGATCGCGATGTGGTCGGGGCCGCGGAACATTTCAACCGCAATGATGCGCTCGTTCGGCGCGCGCTCCGATACTCATGTGACCGACGAACCGTTCTATGCGACCTACCTCAGAAATACCGATGTCGATCATCCGGGGAGAGACGAGATCCTCGAGGCGTATCCGGAAGATTGGAAGTCGGTGGCGCGATGGCTGACCGGTCCGGTTCCGCAAGGGAAAGCGATCTGGTATCAAAAGCATATGACGCATCACATCCTCCCCGGAATGGAGAGAGAGTGGATGGACGAGCTCGATCACGCCTTTCTCATTCGCGATCCTGCGGCCGTCATCGCGTCGTTCTCGAAGGTGATCCCTGATCCGGACGAATCGGACATCGGTCTCGAGCAGCAGGTCGAGATCTTCGAAGGGGTACGGAGTCGCGCGGGCCGGATCCCGCCGGTGATCGATGCCGACGATGTTCTGGCTGATCCGGAGGGAGTGCTCCGGCTGCTGTGCCGTGCCCTGGAGATCGAGTTCGAACCGTCGATGCTGCGATGGGAACCGGGACCGCGACCGACCGACGGGATCTGGGCGAAGTACTGGTACGAGAGCGTCAACCAGTCCACCGGGTTCCAGCCGGCGAGGAACCGGACGATCGAGCTTTCACCCTCGCTCCGCGAGCTCGAAGCCACGTGCCGGCCGTATTACGAGACAATGGCGGCGCAGAGACTCGGAGTCTGA
- a CDS encoding aminotransferase class IV, translating to MLQRFDERNRDLLINVNGRLEHREKARISPFDSAVQGGDAVWEGLRLYEGCIFALEEHLARLRSSAKALAFTEIPDDAHLTAEITRTLEANRMWDGVHIRLTLTRGEKITSGMDPRLNQSGPTLIVLAEYKPPVYERDGLKLITSSVRRFPPDCLDPKIHHANLLQSILAKIEANAAGADDAVMLDLRGFVAETNATHLFLTNRGVVKTSRTVACPEGITRATVLRLCGENSIDHLVEDLSLAELYRADEVFCTGTMGELAAVTEIDGRTIGEGKPGPMTERFSRLYAEEVSRSGTKVVEKSGA from the coding sequence ATGCTGCAACGCTTCGACGAGAGAAACCGCGATCTTCTGATCAATGTCAACGGCCGTCTCGAGCATCGGGAGAAGGCCAGGATCAGCCCGTTCGACAGCGCGGTTCAGGGCGGCGACGCCGTATGGGAAGGCCTCCGGCTTTACGAGGGATGCATCTTTGCCCTCGAGGAGCATCTCGCGCGTCTCCGCTCCTCGGCGAAAGCGCTCGCTTTCACGGAGATCCCGGATGATGCGCACCTGACCGCCGAGATCACTCGAACGCTCGAGGCCAACCGGATGTGGGACGGCGTTCACATCCGTCTTACCCTGACGCGCGGGGAAAAGATCACGTCGGGGATGGATCCGCGCCTCAATCAGTCGGGTCCCACCCTGATCGTTCTCGCCGAGTACAAGCCGCCCGTCTACGAGCGAGACGGACTGAAGCTCATTACGAGCTCGGTCCGGCGCTTTCCTCCCGACTGCCTCGATCCGAAGATTCATCACGCGAATCTGCTGCAGTCGATTCTCGCGAAAATCGAGGCGAATGCCGCCGGCGCGGACGACGCGGTCATGCTCGACTTGCGCGGCTTCGTGGCGGAGACGAATGCTACACACCTCTTTCTGACGAATCGAGGTGTCGTGAAGACCTCCAGAACCGTCGCGTGTCCGGAGGGAATCACACGAGCTACGGTGCTGCGGCTCTGCGGCGAGAATTCAATCGACCATCTGGTCGAGGATCTGTCGCTGGCCGAGCTCTATCGAGCCGACGAGGTGTTCTGCACCGGGACGATGGGCGAGCTCGCGGCGGTCACGGAAATCGATGGACGCACAATCGGCGAGGGAAAGCCCGGTCCGATGACGGAACGGTTCTCCCGTCTTTACGCCGAAGAGGTGTCGCGATCAGGCACGAAAGTCGTCGAGAAGAGCGGGGCGTGA
- the ligA gene encoding NAD-dependent DNA ligase LigA, producing MSPKKRAEKLRKEIQRHERLYYVENEPEISDYEFDQMMRELIALEESDPSLRTPDSPTQRVGGAPVSRFETVPIDPPMLSIENAYSLEELHEWYERTAGLAADEPIDLVCDLKIDGVSIDLIWEEGILVRAATRGDGRRGDDVTSNVRTIRELPLRIDRPGRFHARGEVYLEKARFARLNEEKVEAGEPPLKNPRNTAAGALKLLDPKESARRCLSAFVYTIVDDSSVEVRSQVDMFELIESTGLPPNPQWRHASDLDAAIEFIEEWRDRRHELPFEIDGIVLKINSLATRETLGRTSKAPRWAIAFKYPPEATETIVREIIAQVGRTGAITPVAIFDPVDIGGSTVQRATLHNYEEVERKDVRVGDSVMVEKGGDVIPKVTGVILDKRPKKTRAIVRPDQCPVCGEPTHQFAGEVAIRCVNQGCPAIVRESIVHFASRKAMNIEGLGEKVVDQLLEAGLITDWASLYDLKAEQLVDLERWGRKSAENLISELEKSKVAELSRLFFALGIRFVGERVAGILASHFRSVDALRLATVDELIQVEEVGPKVAEAVRFYFTVPANVERLERLENAGVVIRYESTRKSSKLEGEIIVVTGTLEHFRRDEIEKLIESHGGRSTGSVSKKTTMLVAGKDAGSKLAKANELGVPIASEEEFLDLIGEKPGRE from the coding sequence ATGAGCCCGAAAAAGCGCGCGGAGAAACTCCGGAAAGAGATCCAGCGGCACGAGCGGCTGTACTACGTCGAGAACGAGCCGGAGATCAGCGACTACGAATTCGACCAGATGATGCGCGAGCTCATCGCGCTCGAGGAGTCCGATCCTTCACTCCGGACGCCCGACTCGCCGACACAACGGGTCGGGGGTGCGCCGGTCTCGCGCTTCGAGACCGTCCCGATCGATCCGCCGATGCTCTCGATCGAAAACGCCTACTCCCTCGAGGAGCTTCATGAATGGTACGAACGGACCGCCGGCCTCGCTGCGGACGAGCCGATCGATCTCGTATGCGACCTCAAGATCGACGGTGTGTCGATCGATCTGATCTGGGAGGAGGGGATCCTCGTCCGCGCTGCCACTCGTGGCGACGGCCGTCGCGGGGACGACGTGACATCGAACGTTCGGACGATCCGCGAGCTCCCTCTCAGGATCGACCGTCCCGGTCGGTTTCACGCGCGGGGCGAGGTCTATCTCGAGAAGGCGCGGTTCGCGCGGCTCAACGAGGAAAAGGTCGAAGCGGGCGAGCCGCCGCTGAAGAACCCGCGCAACACCGCCGCGGGGGCTCTCAAGCTCCTCGATCCGAAGGAGTCGGCGCGCCGGTGCCTCTCCGCCTTCGTCTACACGATCGTCGACGACAGCAGCGTCGAGGTCCGGTCGCAGGTCGACATGTTCGAGCTGATCGAGAGCACCGGCCTGCCACCAAACCCGCAGTGGCGGCATGCGAGCGATCTCGATGCGGCGATCGAGTTCATCGAGGAATGGCGCGACAGGCGCCACGAGCTTCCCTTCGAGATCGACGGAATCGTCCTGAAAATCAACAGCCTTGCCACTCGCGAGACCCTCGGGCGCACGTCGAAGGCACCGCGGTGGGCGATCGCCTTCAAGTACCCGCCGGAAGCCACCGAGACCATCGTGCGGGAGATCATCGCCCAGGTCGGCCGGACCGGGGCGATCACGCCGGTCGCGATCTTCGACCCGGTCGACATCGGAGGGTCGACGGTTCAGCGCGCCACGCTGCACAACTACGAGGAGGTCGAGCGGAAAGACGTCAGGGTCGGCGACTCGGTGATGGTCGAGAAGGGGGGCGACGTGATTCCGAAGGTCACGGGCGTCATCCTCGACAAGCGGCCGAAAAAGACTCGCGCAATCGTGAGACCCGATCAATGTCCCGTGTGCGGCGAGCCGACCCACCAGTTTGCCGGTGAAGTGGCGATCCGCTGTGTGAATCAGGGATGCCCCGCGATCGTCCGGGAGTCGATCGTTCATTTTGCCTCGAGGAAGGCGATGAACATCGAAGGACTGGGGGAGAAGGTCGTCGACCAGCTTCTCGAAGCCGGGCTGATCACCGACTGGGCCTCGCTCTACGACCTGAAAGCCGAGCAGCTCGTCGATCTGGAGCGGTGGGGCAGGAAGTCCGCGGAGAATCTCATCAGCGAGCTCGAAAAGTCGAAGGTCGCCGAGCTCTCGCGACTCTTCTTCGCGCTCGGTATCCGATTCGTCGGCGAGCGCGTGGCGGGAATCCTCGCGTCGCATTTCCGGTCGGTCGATGCGCTACGTCTGGCGACGGTCGACGAGCTGATTCAGGTGGAGGAAGTGGGCCCGAAGGTCGCCGAGGCCGTGAGGTTCTACTTCACCGTTCCGGCGAACGTCGAAAGACTCGAGAGACTCGAAAACGCAGGCGTCGTCATTCGCTACGAGTCGACTCGGAAAAGCTCGAAGCTCGAAGGGGAGATCATCGTCGTGACCGGAACGCTCGAGCACTTCAGGCGAGACGAGATCGAGAAGCTGATCGAATCGCACGGCGGAAGATCGACCGGGTCCGTCTCGAAAAAGACCACCATGCTCGTCGCGGGTAAAGATGCCGGGTCGAAGCTGGCGAAAGCGAACGAGCTCGGGGTCCCGATCGCCAGCGAAGAGGAGTTTCTCGACCTCATCGGCGAAAAACCGGGTCGGGAGTGA